One window from the genome of Serinibacter salmoneus encodes:
- a CDS encoding Gfo/Idh/MocA family protein encodes MTYARLGVGMVGYSFMGAVHAHAWNTAPRFFTLPLHPELTLLAGRNAEAVTAAAARFGFAETTTDWRTMLTRDDVDLVDVCTPGDTHAEIAIAALEAGKHVLCEKPLANSVAEAEAMAAAAASAAEHGVRAMVGFTYRRVPAIQLARQLVAEGALGQIRHVRADYLQDWLSDPSAPLSWRLDKSKAGSGALGDIGAHVIDLAQFITGEQITAVTGMLDTFVAERPIAASAAGLSATAGEGMGPVTVDDSAAFLARLSGGGNGVFTATRFAQGRKNAIRIEINGSRGSLAFDFEDMNVLHVYDAEEVAERAGFRRIVVTEPGHPFVAAWWPPGHGLGYEHGFTHQAVDLVTALAEGSQPTPSFADGLAVQRVLDAVERSAATGTWLAVSGTGQAATDPSTRKEVHSPA; translated from the coding sequence ATGACTTACGCACGCCTCGGTGTCGGGATGGTCGGCTACTCCTTCATGGGCGCCGTCCACGCACACGCCTGGAACACCGCCCCCCGCTTCTTCACCCTCCCGCTGCACCCCGAGCTCACGCTCCTGGCCGGTCGCAACGCCGAGGCCGTCACCGCGGCGGCCGCGCGGTTCGGCTTCGCCGAGACCACCACCGACTGGCGCACCATGCTCACCCGCGACGACGTGGACCTGGTCGACGTCTGCACACCAGGGGACACCCACGCGGAGATCGCCATCGCGGCCCTGGAGGCCGGCAAGCACGTGCTGTGCGAGAAGCCGCTGGCCAACTCCGTGGCCGAGGCCGAGGCCATGGCCGCCGCCGCCGCGAGCGCCGCCGAGCACGGCGTGCGCGCGATGGTCGGCTTCACCTACCGCCGGGTGCCCGCCATCCAGCTCGCGCGCCAGCTCGTGGCCGAGGGCGCCCTCGGGCAGATCCGCCACGTGCGCGCCGACTACCTGCAGGACTGGCTGAGCGACCCGAGCGCCCCCCTGAGCTGGCGTCTGGACAAGTCCAAGGCCGGCTCCGGCGCGCTGGGGGACATCGGCGCGCACGTGATCGACCTGGCGCAGTTCATCACCGGGGAGCAGATCACCGCCGTCACCGGGATGCTGGACACCTTCGTGGCCGAGCGCCCCATCGCCGCCTCCGCCGCCGGCCTGTCCGCCACCGCCGGGGAGGGGATGGGGCCGGTCACCGTGGACGACTCCGCCGCCTTCCTCGCGCGATTGTCCGGCGGCGGGAACGGCGTGTTCACCGCCACCCGGTTCGCCCAGGGCCGCAAGAACGCGATCCGCATCGAGATCAACGGCTCGCGCGGCTCCCTCGCCTTCGACTTCGAGGACATGAACGTGCTGCACGTCTACGACGCCGAGGAGGTCGCCGAGCGCGCGGGCTTCCGGCGGATCGTCGTGACCGAACCGGGGCACCCGTTCGTGGCCGCCTGGTGGCCCCCCGGCCACGGGCTGGGCTACGAGCACGGCTTCACCCACCAGGCCGTCGACCTCGTCACGGCACTGGCCGAGGGGTCCCAGCCCACGCCGTCGTTCGCCGACGGCCTCGCTGTCCAGCGGGTGCTCGACGCCGTCGAGCGCAGCGCTGCGACCGGCACCTGGCTCGCCGTGTCCGGCACCGGCCAGGCCGCCACCGACCCGTCCACCCGGAAGGAGGTGCACAGCCCGGCCTGA